The following are encoded in a window of Dysidea avara chromosome 4, odDysAvar1.4, whole genome shotgun sequence genomic DNA:
- the LOC136253133 gene encoding uncharacterized protein isoform X1, producing MASKTCNIPYFSEDDMKGFYSCKNRKVLFHTWNCFWTWSDHSMLREFLVLGNHTDVLKLIDAFDDYLDTLKSQPIATFILPHLSNKMIPSNTNIHTILAIKHKKSFEKCTLQNIFEMRQALLKKCDITPHALQLLTVTDDDSEYTTVFWIIPKCIVPLFNTKVADQWENFNKDIAEISIYPNSLFTMSSTIKVGPLALLTSAPTECDELLDVTESTSPNLAISAQPTLSPRDDLCVIEGKEEELRIQKAPSTENERESDGKNEAQDRYEGKIHTEMKEMQLLHKVKMETLNEELSDIKSQVMTKTLQYQKVVEEKRRLVQKIRSLQSATSSSVKMSQMAVQNTKLVADSEVQDLKNHYNLTVEKEKLEMLQGFSKDEKIQHVEKISTQHKRILCKIRDLRTVSYAGKARIFSRKSCMSKECYEQKSVYYAKKISASSLKSSKNKSASNATKRPSRSIARSNTILGCATKSAHTSAAYAYMSTFSAVFCEKISAFSASNVLKRLQGSDNMQQGQQQQDRKSSGDLTTSTESIKSQEPLEYQQRDEEKNMEQFISILHCH from the exons ATGGCCAGTAAAACATGTAATATTCCATACTTCTCAGAAGACGATATGAAAGGattttatagttgtaaaaaTCGTAAAGTTCTTTTTCATACTTGGAACTGCTTTTGGACATGGAGTGATCACTCAATGTTGCGAGAGTTTTTGGTTTTGGGAAATCACACTGATGTACTGAAATTGATTGATGCTTTTGATGATTACCTTGATACACTGAAGTCTCAACCGATAGCCACTTTTATTTTACCACATCTTTCCAATAAGATGATCCCTTCAAATAccaatatacatacaatactAGCAATAAAGCATAAGAAAAGCTTTGAGAAATGCACTCTACAAAATATATTTGAAATGCGCCAAGCTCTGCTAAAAAAATGTGATATCACTCCACATGCCTTGCAGCTACTGACAGTCACAGATGATGACTCTGAGTATACTACAGTGTTTTGGATTATTCCAAAGTGTATAGTGCCTTTATTTAACACGAAAGTTGCTGATCAGTGGGAAAATTTTAACAAAGACATAGCAGAAATATCTATTTATCCCAATTCACTATTCACCATGAGTAGTACCATTAAAGTTGGACCACTTGCTTTGTTGACGAGTGCTCCTACGGAATGTGATGAG TTGTTAGATGTTACTGAATCAACATCCCCTAACTTGGCGATCTCTGCACAACCT ACCCTTTCACCAAGAGACGATTTATGTGTGATTGAAGGAAAAGAAGAAGAATTAAGAATCCAAAAAGCACCTAGCACAGAAAACGAGAGAGAAAGTGATGGAAAAAATGAAGCACAAGACAGATATGAAGGGAAAATCCATACTGAAATG AAAGAAATGCAGTTATTACATAAAGTGAAAATGGAAACATTGAATGAAGAGCTATCAGATATAAAATCTCAAGTTATGACTAAGACTCTACAGTATCAAAAAGTGGTAGAAGAAAAGAGACGTTTGGTTCAAAAGATTAGAAGTCTTCAGAGTGCT ACCAGCAGTAGTGTAAAAATGAGTCAGATGGCAGTTCAGAATACCAAACTGGTAGCTGATTCAGAAGTTCAAGATTTGAAAAACCATTACAATTTGACTGTGGAAAAAGAAAAGCTGGAGATGCTCCAAGGATTCTCTAAGGATGAAAAGATTCAACATGTAGAAAAAATTAGCACACAACATAAAAGAATACTATGTAAAATACGTGATCTAAGAACTGTTTCATATGCAGGAAAGGCCAGAATTTTTTCCCGAAAGTCTTGTATGTCCAAAGAATGTTATGAACAGAAGTCAGTTTACTATGCGAAAAAGATAAGTGCAAGTTCATTAAAAAGCTCCAAGAACAAGTCAGCCTCCAATGCTACCAAACGTCCTAGCAGGAGTATTGCCCGCTCCAATACAATCTTAGGTTGTGCTACAAAATCTGCACATACGTCAGCAGCTTATGCTTACATGTCCACCTTTTCTGCTGTTTTTTGTGAGAAAATATCTGCATTTTCTGCAAGCAATGTACTCAAAAGACTTCAAGGATCTGATAATATGCAACAAG GGCAACAACAGCAAGATCGCAAAAGTAGTGGGGACTTGACAACATCAACAGAGAGCATTAAATCACAAG
- the LOC136253133 gene encoding uncharacterized protein isoform X2 — MASKTCNIPYFSEDDMKGFYSCKNRKVLFHTWNCFWTWSDHSMLREFLVLGNHTDVLKLIDAFDDYLDTLKSQPIATFILPHLSNKMIPSNTNIHTILAIKHKKSFEKCTLQNIFEMRQALLKKCDITPHALQLLTVTDDDSEYTTVFWIIPKCIVPLFNTKVADQWENFNKDIAEISIYPNSLFTMSSTIKVGPLALLTSAPTECDETLSPRDDLCVIEGKEEELRIQKAPSTENERESDGKNEAQDRYEGKIHTEMKEMQLLHKVKMETLNEELSDIKSQVMTKTLQYQKVVEEKRRLVQKIRSLQSATSSSVKMSQMAVQNTKLVADSEVQDLKNHYNLTVEKEKLEMLQGFSKDEKIQHVEKISTQHKRILCKIRDLRTVSYAGKARIFSRKSCMSKECYEQKSVYYAKKISASSLKSSKNKSASNATKRPSRSIARSNTILGCATKSAHTSAAYAYMSTFSAVFCEKISAFSASNVLKRLQGSDNMQQGQQQQDRKSSGDLTTSTESIKSQEPLEYQQRDEEKNMEQFISILHCH; from the exons ATGGCCAGTAAAACATGTAATATTCCATACTTCTCAGAAGACGATATGAAAGGattttatagttgtaaaaaTCGTAAAGTTCTTTTTCATACTTGGAACTGCTTTTGGACATGGAGTGATCACTCAATGTTGCGAGAGTTTTTGGTTTTGGGAAATCACACTGATGTACTGAAATTGATTGATGCTTTTGATGATTACCTTGATACACTGAAGTCTCAACCGATAGCCACTTTTATTTTACCACATCTTTCCAATAAGATGATCCCTTCAAATAccaatatacatacaatactAGCAATAAAGCATAAGAAAAGCTTTGAGAAATGCACTCTACAAAATATATTTGAAATGCGCCAAGCTCTGCTAAAAAAATGTGATATCACTCCACATGCCTTGCAGCTACTGACAGTCACAGATGATGACTCTGAGTATACTACAGTGTTTTGGATTATTCCAAAGTGTATAGTGCCTTTATTTAACACGAAAGTTGCTGATCAGTGGGAAAATTTTAACAAAGACATAGCAGAAATATCTATTTATCCCAATTCACTATTCACCATGAGTAGTACCATTAAAGTTGGACCACTTGCTTTGTTGACGAGTGCTCCTACGGAATGTGATGAG ACCCTTTCACCAAGAGACGATTTATGTGTGATTGAAGGAAAAGAAGAAGAATTAAGAATCCAAAAAGCACCTAGCACAGAAAACGAGAGAGAAAGTGATGGAAAAAATGAAGCACAAGACAGATATGAAGGGAAAATCCATACTGAAATG AAAGAAATGCAGTTATTACATAAAGTGAAAATGGAAACATTGAATGAAGAGCTATCAGATATAAAATCTCAAGTTATGACTAAGACTCTACAGTATCAAAAAGTGGTAGAAGAAAAGAGACGTTTGGTTCAAAAGATTAGAAGTCTTCAGAGTGCT ACCAGCAGTAGTGTAAAAATGAGTCAGATGGCAGTTCAGAATACCAAACTGGTAGCTGATTCAGAAGTTCAAGATTTGAAAAACCATTACAATTTGACTGTGGAAAAAGAAAAGCTGGAGATGCTCCAAGGATTCTCTAAGGATGAAAAGATTCAACATGTAGAAAAAATTAGCACACAACATAAAAGAATACTATGTAAAATACGTGATCTAAGAACTGTTTCATATGCAGGAAAGGCCAGAATTTTTTCCCGAAAGTCTTGTATGTCCAAAGAATGTTATGAACAGAAGTCAGTTTACTATGCGAAAAAGATAAGTGCAAGTTCATTAAAAAGCTCCAAGAACAAGTCAGCCTCCAATGCTACCAAACGTCCTAGCAGGAGTATTGCCCGCTCCAATACAATCTTAGGTTGTGCTACAAAATCTGCACATACGTCAGCAGCTTATGCTTACATGTCCACCTTTTCTGCTGTTTTTTGTGAGAAAATATCTGCATTTTCTGCAAGCAATGTACTCAAAAGACTTCAAGGATCTGATAATATGCAACAAG GGCAACAACAGCAAGATCGCAAAAGTAGTGGGGACTTGACAACATCAACAGAGAGCATTAAATCACAAG
- the LOC136253133 gene encoding uncharacterized protein isoform X3 codes for MYHKLLDVTESTSPNLAISAQPTLSPRDDLCVIEGKEEELRIQKAPSTENERESDGKNEAQDRYEGKIHTEMKEMQLLHKVKMETLNEELSDIKSQVMTKTLQYQKVVEEKRRLVQKIRSLQSATSSSVKMSQMAVQNTKLVADSEVQDLKNHYNLTVEKEKLEMLQGFSKDEKIQHVEKISTQHKRILCKIRDLRTVSYAGKARIFSRKSCMSKECYEQKSVYYAKKISASSLKSSKNKSASNATKRPSRSIARSNTILGCATKSAHTSAAYAYMSTFSAVFCEKISAFSASNVLKRLQGSDNMQQGQQQQDRKSSGDLTTSTESIKSQEPLEYQQRDEEKNMEQFISILHCH; via the exons ATGTATCACAAG TTGTTAGATGTTACTGAATCAACATCCCCTAACTTGGCGATCTCTGCACAACCT ACCCTTTCACCAAGAGACGATTTATGTGTGATTGAAGGAAAAGAAGAAGAATTAAGAATCCAAAAAGCACCTAGCACAGAAAACGAGAGAGAAAGTGATGGAAAAAATGAAGCACAAGACAGATATGAAGGGAAAATCCATACTGAAATG AAAGAAATGCAGTTATTACATAAAGTGAAAATGGAAACATTGAATGAAGAGCTATCAGATATAAAATCTCAAGTTATGACTAAGACTCTACAGTATCAAAAAGTGGTAGAAGAAAAGAGACGTTTGGTTCAAAAGATTAGAAGTCTTCAGAGTGCT ACCAGCAGTAGTGTAAAAATGAGTCAGATGGCAGTTCAGAATACCAAACTGGTAGCTGATTCAGAAGTTCAAGATTTGAAAAACCATTACAATTTGACTGTGGAAAAAGAAAAGCTGGAGATGCTCCAAGGATTCTCTAAGGATGAAAAGATTCAACATGTAGAAAAAATTAGCACACAACATAAAAGAATACTATGTAAAATACGTGATCTAAGAACTGTTTCATATGCAGGAAAGGCCAGAATTTTTTCCCGAAAGTCTTGTATGTCCAAAGAATGTTATGAACAGAAGTCAGTTTACTATGCGAAAAAGATAAGTGCAAGTTCATTAAAAAGCTCCAAGAACAAGTCAGCCTCCAATGCTACCAAACGTCCTAGCAGGAGTATTGCCCGCTCCAATACAATCTTAGGTTGTGCTACAAAATCTGCACATACGTCAGCAGCTTATGCTTACATGTCCACCTTTTCTGCTGTTTTTTGTGAGAAAATATCTGCATTTTCTGCAAGCAATGTACTCAAAAGACTTCAAGGATCTGATAATATGCAACAAG GGCAACAACAGCAAGATCGCAAAAGTAGTGGGGACTTGACAACATCAACAGAGAGCATTAAATCACAAG